A stretch of the Solanum dulcamara chromosome 6, daSolDulc1.2, whole genome shotgun sequence genome encodes the following:
- the LOC129891554 gene encoding UPF0057 membrane protein At4g30660-like: MEITCALVCEILLAILLPPLGVCLRNGCCTVEFLICLVLTILGYVPGIIYALYAILCVEREPRMDNYDTLA; this comes from the exons ATGGAGATAACATGTGCACTTGTCTGTGAAATTCTACTAGCAATCTTGCTTCCTCCTCTTGGTGTTTGCCTCCGCAATGGTTGCTGCACT gtGGAGTTCTTGATTTGCTTGGTATTGACCATATTGGGTTATGTTCCTGGAATTATCTATGCTCTCTATGCAATCCTCTGTGTTGAACGTGAACCGCGAATGGATAATTATGACACTCTTGCTTGA